Sequence from the Fodinibius salicampi genome:
CCTTTAATTAAAGATTCTCCACGTATCGAATTCGTTGATCCGATGGACTATTTGTAATAGGGATTAATCTTTACTGGACACTTTGATAATAATCTATTAAAAATAGGTATAGGTAAGAGTTCTCATGGTTATGAAACTCTATTTCTTAAATATCAGGTTACGCATATCAGCTATATAACCTTATAACTATTCCTCCTGTTGGGTTCTCCTGATTCTAGCTCCAACATTGGTAAGCTTTTCCTCTAGATCCTCATAGCCACGGTCGAGGTGATAGATGCGCAAAACATCGGTTTTACCTTCAGCGACCATTCCAGCAAGGACCAGACTTACACTTGCACGAAGATCGGTGCTCATCACTGATGCCCCTTTAAGAGGAGTTTTTCCTTCAATATGTACTGTATTTTCTTCTACTTCCATATTCGCTCCCAAACGAGTAATTTCCGGTACATAACTGAAACGATCGTAATAGATGGTGTCGGTGACCGAAGATTTGCCTTCTGCCTGGGTCATCATAGTCGCCCATTGTGCCTGAAGATCTGTAGGGAAGCCAGGATATATTTCTGTTTTTATGGAAGTAGGACTTAGCTTCGCGGGGGCTTTAACGTAGACCGAATCTTCTCCTATCTCTACCTCAGCACCGACTTTGCGAAAAGTATCCGGAAACTCTCCGAGATCATCTACGTCTACATTTGTCAGCGTGACCTCCGATTCCGGATGCATAGCCGCAGCAATCATAAATGTTCCTGTTTCAATACGATCGGCTGCATTCCGGGTTGAAATCCCATCGAGGCTGTCAACGGCCCGCACCGTAAGCGTACTGGTGCCAATGCCTTCGATGTCTGCCCCCATTTCAACCAAACGCTTACAGAGTAGTACCACATCGGGCTCTTTTGCTGCGTTTTTAATCGTAAATTCTTTCACCCGCAATACAGAAGCCAGAACCAGATTTATAGTAGCTCCTACACTGCTGGGTTCCAGCTTAAAGGTGCCGCCCTCCATCATTTTAGGGGCACGCGCGATGACATAGCCCTCATCCAGCTTTATATCGGCTCCCATCTTGCGCATACCTTCCAAATGCAAATCGACGGGGCGAGGTCCCCATGCACAGCCACCCGGCAGAGAAACTTTCGCCTGACCAAATTTACCCAGTAGGGCCCCTAGCATGTAAAATGATGCCCGCATTTTGCGAACAAGCTCATAAGGGGCTTCCAGATGGGCCAGGTTCGCCGGATCAATGGTAAGCGTACTTTCCTCTTCATCAAAGTTTACATGTGTTCCCGTGACGCGAATGACATTGTTAAAAGTATAGATGTCGCGAAGCTTGGGTACATTTTTGATGGTAGTGGGAGAATTACCCAAAATGGCCGCTGCCATCAGGGGAAGTGCCGCATTTTTTGAACCGCTTATAGGTATTGTTCCTTTAAGAGGGGTAGGTCCTTCTATAATAAACTTATCCACTTGTTTCTATTTCTAAAATTAGTGCATTTTTATCTAATGAATCCCCTTCTGCAGCAGCAATCGTACTTATTACACCGCTGATGGGGGCTTTTAATTCGTTTTCCATCTTCATGGCTTCAAGTACCGCTACGGGTTGACCCAACTCTACTTCATCTCCTTCTTTAACCAGGATTTCAAGAATTTTACCGGGCATGGGAGCATTAAGTGCTCCTTCCCCGATCTCAGCTGCCGTTTTAAATCCAAGCCGGTCGAGCAGGAGATCCTGTTCATCACGAACTTCGACCGAACACCAGCGTCCGTTCAGGGTGAAGGTAACGGTATGTTTGTCATACTCTACATTATCGATCTTATATAATTTTGTTCCCATACGAAGCAGATAACGCCCGTTTTTTTGCTGGAAATGATAGGGACGAGCCTCCTCATCATCAAACAGAACTTTAGAGGAGTCATCGGGAAGTTCTAATTCAATATTTTTACCGCGCACAATTGTTTCGAACTTCATGTATCAGGTGGATTTTATTTCAGAAAGTCCCTTGCTGGTTGCTCGAAAAGTGAAATCCTGCAGGTTGTCGGCATCATAAAAAGCAGTCAGCGCAATTTTATTATTGTCTCGTTCGTAGGCTTCAATAAATCCATAGCTTAGCAGGTTAATAAGGTCATCGCGGAGCTCTCCATAAAGATGACCTGTTTCTTCGAGCACTACCTGGAAACGCTCAGGGAATATGAGTTTCTCAAGAACTTTTTGTTCGGATTCGGTAATTTTTCGCTTACCCATGCAAAAATTGTTCAGATTCAAATCAAAAAGGAAAGATAGGAGGAGCTCAGCTATTTAACAACTCATTGTCCACCCACTTGCACATCGCCATAACTGATTAAATTATCCCGTCCGTCATAAATGAGAATGCGATAGATGTTGGATGTAGACACGCCGGAATTATTGGCAAAATACCCGCTGTTTAAAAGGTAAGAGTCAAAACTAGCTAAATTCATAAATTCATCAATTGGTTGTAGTTCCAATTTTGGGTCATTGGGGTCAATTGCATAGAAGGACAACCTTTCTACCGTATCTATAGAAAACCCGAGATCAATATCAATACGGAAATTCTGATCGAATTGTACTGGATTGGGATAGGCTGGGGTCTGTATTGTAATTAGTCCTGCAAAATGGGGACTGACCCGCCAATCATTTCTATCCTTTTCCCCGCCTTCCGTAGGTTTTCCATGGACAGTCATTTCTGTTATTCCCGTAAAAGGCGGGTTGAACGCTTCATTTTCAAATTGTCGTTGCTCATCGCTTTTGGAACAGCTTAAAAGGAGCACGGAACTGCAAATGAGCAGAGCAAGTATCGAAAATGAATTGATGAACGATTTGTGCATGGAATACCTTCAATAATATTTCTAATTCTGGTTAATAATATCGAACTTTGGCTCCTTATTTAAAAATGAATCTTCAAGAAAGGTGCCCATTGATACAAACGTTTAAATATCCCTTGTTATGCTTTTTTGTTCTGACAATAGCTATTTTGGGCAGGGCAGAGGCACAACAATCATCCATAAGTTACGAACATCCCGAACGACCTCCATCCCTGCAGGAACTGTTGGAGTGGAAAGAGAAATTTACTTACGAAGTTCGGTACAGTTTTTTTAAGGTAGGAGAAGTAGAGACTGAAATTGTGAGGGATACTACATACGAGGGTAAGCGCCTATGGTGGTTGCGCACGGTTATCACATCCAATTCTTCCATTCCTTTCGTAGGAGAGGAAGAAAATCATTACAACACTTTTTTTGTTGAAACGGATACCCTGCCATATACCCGTTTATACTGGCGCGACAATGTGGACGAGGAAGAATACAATGCCGAGCGTTTTATTTTTAATTATGAGCAGGAAAAAGTATTTCTCTCGGAAAATGGAGAGCCTACCGATACCCTGGAATTGACAGAGCCCTCTACATCAGGGCAGTTGATTTTTATGTATAGCCGCTTGTTTGCCGGTACTGAAAAGGCGTATAGTTTACCGGTGTATCTGGAAGGTGAAAAGGGATATATAGATGTGATTAATAGTCGAAAAACTGAAATGCGGGAATACAAAGCTTTTCCCGAAGCAGTGACAACTTATTTTACCGAGGGCGATGCGAATATTGAAGGACCTTTTGGCTTTAGCGGAGAATTTAAGGCGTGGTATCGGGCGGATGATCTTCGCCTGCCACTTGAAGCTCATGCCAAAGTTTGGCTGGGTAATGTAAAAGTAAAACTTATAGATTATAAGAAAGAACGGAGATAGAGATAGAAAATGAAGATACAGTTTAAGAAACTACCTCATGCAAAAGATTTACCTCTTCCATCGTATGAATCAAAATATGCGGCTGGAATGGATATAAGAGCTGCTCTGGAAAAACCTGTTACATTAAAACCCGGAGAACGGGCACTCATTCCAACGGGATTAAAAATGGCGATGCCGGAAGGGTACGAAGCCCAAATGCGTCCCCGCAGCGGGTTGGCATACAGAAATGGGATTACCATGCTGAATACCCCGGGTACTATAGATGCCGATTATCGTGGGGAACTAAAGATGCTTGCTGTTAATTTCGGTGAGGAAGACTTCGAAATTAACCACGGAGATCGTATTGCTCAGATGATTATTGCACCGGTTATACAAGCCGAGGTACACGAAGTCGAAGACCTGTCCGATACAGAGCGAGGAGACGGCGGGTTTGGCAGTACAGGAGTGAAATAGCAATTAGTTAATAGTTAGTTTTTATTGGTAGGTGTTGCCAATTAACTAATACTAAATAACAGATAACTAAAGACTTGTTCGATAAAATACGTCCATATATCGACCTGGTTTCCCATAACCAAAACTATCGCCGGTTGTGGCTCAGCCAGATTGTATCCAATTTTGGCGACTGGTTCGGTATACTGGCCGTTTACGCCCTTATTACCCGTTACTCCGATTCCGAGTTTTTACTGGGACTGATAATCATCGTCAAGATGATGAGTCTGGCCAGCTTTTCACCTTTTGCCGGATACATTACCGATCGCTTTAATCGGCGTCGTATCATGATTGCCTGTGATCTGCTCCGGGCGGTTATAGTAGCGTGCCTTTTGCTGGTGGTTTCCTATGAAACCCTTTGGTTGGCTTATGTACTCACCGCACTGCAGATGATGCTCTCCGCAATCTTCGAGCCGGCCAAAACTTCTTCCATTCCAAATGTAACTACCAAAGAAGAACTGGTAGATGCCAACGTGTTATCGGCCGCCAGCTGGAGTATCATTTTTACTATTGGAATGGGGCTTGGGGGATTGGCGACCGCCTGGCTGGGTACCGACCTTGTTTTTATTATTGATTCGGGTACGTATGTCCTCTCTTCCTGGTTTATTTACCGGGCCGTTATCCCACAGGATGAAATGTCTGATGCTGAGCGAAAGCGAACTCGCAACCCGCTTATAGGCATTAAAGAAGGCTTCCGGTATTTAAAGGATAATCACCAGGTTTTACGACCCACTTTGGCTAAAGGATGCTTCACGATGTTTCTGGGCGCACTTACCTACATGCTAATACTGGTTTCCGAAGAAGTACTGATGATGGGAAGTATCGGGATCGGATCACTTTATTCCGCCCGCGGAGTGGGAACCGGCATAGGTCCTGTTATCGGCCGTCGTATATTTAGCGACGAACAGGATTGGGTACGGGCGATGGGCTATTGTATGATTTTTGGAGGATTAATGTATATGGTGGTAGGCTTGACGACCAGTTTAATAGTTATGCTTCTTTTTGTCTTTATCGCTCATGCCGCCTCCGGTGCTAATTGGGTAATGAGTACTGTTTTACTACAGCGACGTACGCCCGATACATTTCGGGGTAGAGTTTTCAGTACAGAATGGCTGCTGTTTACGCTGGCCCAATCTGTTTCTGTTATGGTGTCATCGTGGATTTTAGAAAATGACTGGTTGACAATACAGCAGACGATGATTGTTTTTGCTCTTCTTTTAAGTATAACAGGCATTATTTGGCATACTACCATAACTCAGGAGGAACAGGCCTTTCAGAAAGAACGCAGGGAAAACTTGACAGCAGCTCATGTAGCAGAATAAGGATGTCAGGTATAGTTCCGGATGTTTGAATAGCATATCGATAATTTTATGAGTACCTGTTTTTTACTGTTTTTATTTGGATATATATAAAAATATCGGATATTAAAGCTGCTTCAGGGTATTTTAAAGTATGTTTATATAGGTACAAAAGTACATCAGGCTCATATCTAAAAATAATTTATGGGGTTTACCGCTATCAGTAAGTTCGAAGTTAGGAATACTTTGGAAAATGAAGAGTTATTCCATTACTGGTACAGGCACTGTGGCAGTGAATCACACCCGTATATCCGCCGGGGATTAAAGCTTGTAAAGCGCAGCTTTTCTTTAGAGTATTTCAACCATATAACTTCTTAATTCTGAAATATCATGTCAGATTCAAATAGTTCTGTTGTACAGAGTTTGGAAGAACATAAGCAAGCGCTGGCGCAAATTATGACAGATCTCTATTTCAAGAATCATCCTGAGTTGGTAGAAGAATACGGTGAAAAAGCAAAAGAGAAATGCTATGAAGATGCGATTTATCACATTAATTATTTAGGTCAGGCTATTCGTGTTGACAGCCAAAAAATATTTAATAGTTATTTAGATTGGGCTCGTACAATGCTCAAAGAACGGGGCGAAGATGTAAATGATCTGATAGATAATATAAAGTTTTTAAAAAAGGCTATTTATCAAAGGATTCCCAGAGATGAAGCTTCTGAGCTAACTCTTTATATCGATCGGGGACTAGCCGTCTTACAGAATGAGGAGGTAAAAGAGCAATCATTTTTTCAATCTGGTGATCCATTAGTGGAAGAAGCCCAAACCTATCTTGACTTTTTATTATCAGGTAAACGTACAGAAGCTGGTGAATACATTGATAAGTTGGTAAAAGAGGGTGTTGCTATAAAGGATATTTATGAGCACATATTTCAAAAGAGTCAGTATGAAGTGGGAGCACTTTGGCAGTCCAATATAATTAGTGTGGCCCATGAACATTATTGTACGGCAGCAACCCAGCTTATAATGTCGCAGTTGTACCCCAAGATATTTTCCACGAAAAAGAAAGGATACAAGCTGGTAGCTTGCTCAGTGGCCGATGAACTACATGAAATAGGTATTCGCATGGTGGCCGACTTCTTTGAAATGGAAGGGTGGGATACCTACTATATGGGTGCCAATATGCCGGCACATAACCTGGTTAGCGCTATAAAAGAGTATGAAGCCGATGTCTTAGCCGTTTCGGTTACTATGCCACTTCATCTTGATAAAGCCGGTAAACTGATTAAAACTATCCGCTCCGATTCGGAAATTAACGACCTCAAAATACTGGTAGGCGGTTATCCATTTCGTATAGAACCTGAATTGTGGAAAAAGCTGGGAGCTGACGGATCAGCGACTTCTGCAAAAGAAGCTATCAAACTTGCAACAAAATTATCTACCCAAAAGTCATGAAACATATAGCTAAAGGAATCGCTTTACTTCTAGATGAAACGGGGTTGATTACAGAAGTTATACAGGATAACATGGCGTTTTTTGAAGATAAAAACCCATGTGGAGCTCCGCTTACCGCCTATTTGTATGATGATAGTGTCCAAAAAAGCTTTGAACTTATTTACAGGATAAAAAAAGAAGGGGCTGCGTTTGATTGGGAGATGCATGCCAGGGTAGGTGGAGGAAACCATTTTCTTACGTTTTCTGGTATTAAAATCGAGAACGGCATTATTATGGTTGGGACTACCAGCTCGGAAGACACCGAAACGTTTTTAAATGGACTAATGGAGATAAATAATGAGCAGCTTAATAAGCTGCGTTATTTTATAAAGAAGAAAGGGGGACAGGAAGCTAAAATTGGAAATGATTTTTCGATGTATAACAATATGTCCAGCCTTAATAATGAGCTGGCCAATACGAAGCGAAAACTGATCAAAAAGACAACAGAGTTGGAACGTATTAATAAGCTGAAAGATCAAATGCTGGGAATGGCTGCCCATGATCTGCGTAATCCCCTGTCAGTTATTCAAAATTATGCAGATTTTTTGATGGAAGATATACGAAAAGGAAGTGTCGGAAAAGAACAATACGAGCTGGCGAAAGAGATCAAAGAATCCAGTGAATATATGGTACAGATAGTGGAGGGCATGTTAGATATATCAGCGATAGAAAGCGGGAGCATTTCGCTTGACAGGGAAGATGTTGATTTACACAGA
This genomic interval carries:
- a CDS encoding sensor histidine kinase, which encodes MKHIAKGIALLLDETGLITEVIQDNMAFFEDKNPCGAPLTAYLYDDSVQKSFELIYRIKKEGAAFDWEMHARVGGGNHFLTFSGIKIENGIIMVGTTSSEDTETFLNGLMEINNEQLNKLRYFIKKKGGQEAKIGNDFSMYNNMSSLNNELANTKRKLIKKTTELERINKLKDQMLGMAAHDLRNPLSVIQNYADFLMEDIRKGSVGKEQYELAKEIKESSEYMVQIVEGMLDISAIESGSISLDREDVDLHRLIQRAVSLNRPSAEKKNIRLDISLCDESCDKLIDYHKFQQVLNNLISNAIKYSEANTTTTVGIEKDEEEIIIYVADEGQGIPEEDRHKLFQPFAKIDVEATAGEKSTGLGLAITKKIVEAHGGTIDVKTKVGEGTTFYVRLPG
- a CDS encoding cobalamin-dependent protein (Presence of a B(12) (cobalamin)-binding domain implies dependence on cobalamin itself, in one of its several forms, or in some unusual lineages, dependence on a cobalamin-like analog.); translated protein: MSDSNSSVVQSLEEHKQALAQIMTDLYFKNHPELVEEYGEKAKEKCYEDAIYHINYLGQAIRVDSQKIFNSYLDWARTMLKERGEDVNDLIDNIKFLKKAIYQRIPRDEASELTLYIDRGLAVLQNEEVKEQSFFQSGDPLVEEAQTYLDFLLSGKRTEAGEYIDKLVKEGVAIKDIYEHIFQKSQYEVGALWQSNIISVAHEHYCTAATQLIMSQLYPKIFSTKKKGYKLVACSVADELHEIGIRMVADFFEMEGWDTYYMGANMPAHNLVSAIKEYEADVLAVSVTMPLHLDKAGKLIKTIRSDSEINDLKILVGGYPFRIEPELWKKLGADGSATSAKEAIKLATKLSTQKS
- a CDS encoding MFS transporter, producing the protein MFDKIRPYIDLVSHNQNYRRLWLSQIVSNFGDWFGILAVYALITRYSDSEFLLGLIIIVKMMSLASFSPFAGYITDRFNRRRIMIACDLLRAVIVACLLLVVSYETLWLAYVLTALQMMLSAIFEPAKTSSIPNVTTKEELVDANVLSAASWSIIFTIGMGLGGLATAWLGTDLVFIIDSGTYVLSSWFIYRAVIPQDEMSDAERKRTRNPLIGIKEGFRYLKDNHQVLRPTLAKGCFTMFLGALTYMLILVSEEVLMMGSIGIGSLYSARGVGTGIGPVIGRRIFSDEQDWVRAMGYCMIFGGLMYMVVGLTTSLIVMLLFVFIAHAASGANWVMSTVLLQRRTPDTFRGRVFSTEWLLFTLAQSVSVMVSSWILENDWLTIQQTMIVFALLLSITGIIWHTTITQEEQAFQKERRENLTAAHVAE
- the murA gene encoding UDP-N-acetylglucosamine 1-carboxyvinyltransferase, whose translation is MDKFIIEGPTPLKGTIPISGSKNAALPLMAAAILGNSPTTIKNVPKLRDIYTFNNVIRVTGTHVNFDEEESTLTIDPANLAHLEAPYELVRKMRASFYMLGALLGKFGQAKVSLPGGCAWGPRPVDLHLEGMRKMGADIKLDEGYVIARAPKMMEGGTFKLEPSSVGATINLVLASVLRVKEFTIKNAAKEPDVVLLCKRLVEMGADIEGIGTSTLTVRAVDSLDGISTRNAADRIETGTFMIAAAMHPESEVTLTNVDVDDLGEFPDTFRKVGAEVEIGEDSVYVKAPAKLSPTSIKTEIYPGFPTDLQAQWATMMTQAEGKSSVTDTIYYDRFSYVPEITRLGANMEVEENTVHIEGKTPLKGASVMSTDLRASVSLVLAGMVAEGKTDVLRIYHLDRGYEDLEEKLTNVGARIRRTQQEE
- a CDS encoding DUF3108 domain-containing protein, which translates into the protein MGRAEAQQSSISYEHPERPPSLQELLEWKEKFTYEVRYSFFKVGEVETEIVRDTTYEGKRLWWLRTVITSNSSIPFVGEEENHYNTFFVETDTLPYTRLYWRDNVDEEEYNAERFIFNYEQEKVFLSENGEPTDTLELTEPSTSGQLIFMYSRLFAGTEKAYSLPVYLEGEKGYIDVINSRKTEMREYKAFPEAVTTYFTEGDANIEGPFGFSGEFKAWYRADDLRLPLEAHAKVWLGNVKVKLIDYKKERR
- a CDS encoding acetyl-CoA carboxylase biotin carboxyl carrier protein subunit yields the protein MKFETIVRGKNIELELPDDSSKVLFDDEEARPYHFQQKNGRYLLRMGTKLYKIDNVEYDKHTVTFTLNGRWCSVEVRDEQDLLLDRLGFKTAAEIGEGALNAPMPGKILEILVKEGDEVELGQPVAVLEAMKMENELKAPISGVISTIAAAEGDSLDKNALILEIETSG
- the dut gene encoding dUTP diphosphatase — translated: MKIQFKKLPHAKDLPLPSYESKYAAGMDIRAALEKPVTLKPGERALIPTGLKMAMPEGYEAQMRPRSGLAYRNGITMLNTPGTIDADYRGELKMLAVNFGEEDFEINHGDRIAQMIIAPVIQAEVHEVEDLSDTERGDGGFGSTGVK